In Sphingobacteriaceae bacterium, one genomic interval encodes:
- a CDS encoding UbiD family decarboxylase — MAYKNLKECIEDLEKNGHLIRIKEEVDPQLEMAAIHLKVHAAGGKAILFEKIKGSKYQAVSNLFGTLERSKFIFRHNLEKMQELVQLRNDPIKAIKNPFKNLTLGFAALKALPKKGSFSSAGFNEIKISELPLIKHWPMDGGAFVTLPQVYTEDIDKPGVMASNLGMYRIQLSGNEYVLNKEIGLHYQLHRGIGIHQNKTNKKNVPLKVSVFVGGPPSHTLAAVMPLPEGISELTFAGALGGKRFRYDYVDGFCISLDADFVITGEVYPNENKPEGPFGDHLGYYSLKHDFPLMRVHKVYAKENAIWPFTVVGRPPQEDTAFGALIHEISGTAIPHEIPGVKEVHAVDAAGVHPLLLAVGSERYTPYLKTKRPAEILTQANRILGTGQLSLAKYLFIGADNEKEINCHDTFEFFKFVFERIDLRRDLHFYTKTSIDTLDYSGESINEGSKLVVAAYGEKVRELENNLPVCLLNCDFISKPVMLMPGVIALQIGEFVNYQNTKLEIKNLSEFINKHLSEFNGIVQIIIYNDFNFTPHNKSLNDYVWITYTRSNPSADIYGVNENIEHKHWGCTGPIIIDARKKPHHAPELKIDLNVEERIARIKLL, encoded by the coding sequence ATGGCTTACAAGAATCTTAAAGAATGCATTGAAGATCTGGAAAAGAACGGACACCTCATTCGAATAAAAGAGGAAGTAGATCCGCAATTGGAAATGGCAGCCATTCACTTAAAAGTTCATGCCGCCGGCGGAAAAGCAATTTTATTTGAAAAAATAAAAGGAAGCAAGTACCAGGCCGTTAGTAATTTATTTGGCACACTTGAGCGCAGTAAATTTATTTTCAGACACAATCTTGAAAAAATGCAAGAGCTTGTGCAATTGCGAAACGACCCAATAAAGGCAATTAAAAATCCATTTAAAAATTTAACATTAGGCTTTGCCGCGCTCAAAGCATTACCAAAAAAAGGAAGTTTTTCTTCTGCCGGTTTTAATGAAATAAAAATTAGCGAGCTACCATTAATAAAACACTGGCCAATGGATGGTGGTGCGTTTGTAACATTACCGCAAGTTTATACAGAGGATATTGATAAACCCGGAGTAATGGCTTCTAATTTAGGAATGTATCGCATACAATTAAGCGGCAACGAATATGTGTTAAATAAAGAAATTGGATTACATTATCAATTGCATCGTGGCATTGGCATTCATCAAAACAAAACCAATAAAAAAAATGTACCGCTTAAAGTAAGTGTTTTTGTAGGTGGTCCGCCATCACACACGTTGGCTGCAGTAATGCCTTTACCCGAAGGAATTAGCGAACTAACTTTTGCCGGTGCCTTAGGCGGAAAAAGATTCAGGTATGATTATGTTGATGGATTTTGTATTTCGTTGGATGCCGATTTTGTAATTACCGGAGAAGTTTATCCAAATGAAAATAAACCCGAAGGCCCGTTTGGCGACCATTTAGGTTACTACAGTTTAAAGCACGATTTTCCTTTAATGCGTGTGCATAAAGTTTATGCAAAAGAAAATGCCATTTGGCCTTTTACGGTTGTTGGAAGACCGCCTCAAGAAGACACTGCCTTTGGAGCATTGATTCACGAAATAAGTGGCACTGCCATTCCACATGAAATTCCGGGAGTAAAAGAAGTACATGCGGTGGATGCAGCGGGTGTTCATCCTTTACTACTTGCTGTTGGAAGCGAAAGATATACGCCCTATTTAAAAACAAAAAGACCGGCCGAAATTTTAACGCAAGCCAATCGCATTTTAGGAACCGGACAATTAAGTTTGGCAAAATATTTATTTATTGGTGCTGATAATGAAAAAGAAATTAACTGTCATGACACTTTTGAATTTTTCAAATTTGTTTTTGAAAGAATTGATTTAAGGCGCGACTTGCATTTTTATACTAAAACAAGTATTGATACTTTAGATTACAGTGGAGAATCAATTAACGAAGGCAGTAAATTAGTGGTAGCTGCTTACGGAGAAAAAGTACGGGAGCTTGAAAATAATTTACCTGTCTGTTTATTAAATTGTGATTTTATCTCGAAACCGGTAATGTTAATGCCCGGTGTAATTGCCCTGCAAATTGGAGAATTTGTAAACTACCAAAATACTAAACTCGAAATAAAAAATTTAAGTGAATTTATAAATAAACACCTAAGCGAGTTTAATGGCATAGTACAAATAATTATTTACAACGATTTTAATTTTACCCCGCACAATAAAAGCCTAAATGATTACGTTTGGATAACGTACACCCGTAGTAACCCTAGTGCTGATATTTATGGTGTAAACGAAAACATCGAACACAAGCACTGGGGTTGCACCGGGCCAATAATCATCGATGCCAGAAAAAAACCGCATCATGCCCCAGAGCTGAAGATAGATTTGAACGTTGAGGAGAGGATAGCCCGAATCAAACTTTTATAA
- a CDS encoding tetratricopeptide repeat protein, whose amino-acid sequence MLRPLLFAILFLVTSSLIEKCYAQSKQIDSLTKKLYSLKGNNEVIDSIKCNIYSSLSEISPDGVWERYNDTLFKLSDDLLGIYKDSNSQRIFKKYKAIALNNKSEYEGFNGNYKLALSFQKGSLKLRREIGNNKAVAQSLGNLANLYSAMGDDNEAIKLHLEALEIRRKTGDLKSIANSLNNLGAIHMQNGSLDKGWKYYSECDSIFKLLGSTKSYPVFLSNMAYSLMKLAEKQGVSMEKPREYFKKSLDLHLKGGDVAGSAVVLNNLAITYMIEKNYEKVIYFSQKALDASLKSKNIKAELRSRNILYKAYKAIGQFKQAIENYSMFIQINDTLKSESNKKALIRSQLHHEFEKMAAADSVAHAKESEVKNAELAKQSAEIKAKKNQQYALFGGLALVMIFAGFMYNRFKVTQKQKGIIENQKEIVEEQKKLVEEKQKEILDSIHYAKRIQMAQVPNEKRVQSMLSKLKK is encoded by the coding sequence ATGCTTAGGCCTCTGTTATTCGCTATCCTTTTTCTTGTCACTTCGAGCCTCATCGAGAAGTGTTACGCTCAAAGCAAACAGATTGACTCATTAACGAAAAAATTATATTCCTTAAAGGGAAATAACGAAGTAATTGATTCCATAAAATGTAATATTTATTCTTCTCTTTCTGAAATATCGCCTGATGGAGTTTGGGAAAGATATAATGACACGCTTTTTAAACTTAGCGATGATTTATTAGGTATTTATAAAGATTCGAATTCACAGCGCATTTTTAAGAAATATAAGGCAATTGCTTTAAATAATAAATCCGAGTATGAAGGATTCAATGGTAATTATAAGCTTGCCTTATCTTTTCAAAAAGGGAGTCTAAAGTTGAGACGAGAAATTGGCAATAACAAGGCAGTTGCACAATCACTAGGAAATTTGGCAAATCTTTACTCAGCCATGGGAGATGATAATGAAGCCATTAAATTGCATTTAGAAGCATTAGAAATTCGCAGAAAAACTGGCGACTTAAAATCAATTGCGAATTCATTAAACAACTTAGGGGCCATCCATATGCAAAATGGAAGTCTGGATAAAGGTTGGAAATATTATTCGGAATGCGATTCTATTTTCAAATTGTTGGGATCAACTAAGAGTTATCCGGTCTTTTTAAGCAACATGGCTTATTCTCTTATGAAATTAGCGGAAAAGCAAGGTGTGTCAATGGAAAAGCCAAGAGAGTATTTCAAAAAGTCACTGGACTTACATCTAAAAGGCGGAGATGTAGCCGGTTCAGCCGTGGTATTGAATAATCTTGCCATTACTTACATGATCGAGAAGAATTATGAAAAAGTTATCTATTTTTCCCAAAAAGCACTTGATGCTTCTTTGAAATCAAAGAATATTAAAGCCGAATTAAGATCTAGGAATATTCTTTATAAAGCTTACAAAGCTATAGGTCAGTTTAAGCAAGCCATAGAAAATTATTCAATGTTCATTCAGATAAATGATACACTTAAAAGTGAAAGCAATAAAAAAGCGCTTATTAGGTCACAGCTTCATCATGAGTTTGAGAAAATGGCCGCGGCCGATTCAGTAGCGCATGCTAAAGAGTCAGAAGTAAAAAATGCGGAGTTGGCCAAACAAAGTGCAGAAATTAAAGCTAAGAAAAATCAACAGTACGCATTGTTCGGTGGATTAGCATTAGTTATGATTTTTGCAGGGTTTATGTACAACCGCTTTAAGGTTACCCAAAAGCAAAAAGGAATCATTGAAAATCAAAAAGAAATAGTGGAAGAACAGAAAAAACTCGTAGAAGAAAAACAAAAGGAGATCCTGGATTCTATTCATTACGCCAAACGAATTCAGATGGCGCAGGTGCCGAATGAGAAGAGAGTTCAATCTATGTTAAGCAAATTAAAAAAGTGA
- a CDS encoding tetratricopeptide repeat protein: MKLALKTARHDTVRCKILSKLAETASDEEWPKFNEQLHQISEEKIKLFSDGSNNSELTFYKKFNAEALNNIGFLYESQSEYNKALIYYEKSLILQKEVMNKSGIASAFNNIGHVYSNMGEYNTAIEFNLRSLKIREELGDDQAINISLNNLAGIYQTQGNISKALKYYNKSLVLRYSLGDKKGVSISLNNIASIYLSQGDIPKALEFFGKSLKISEELKDNLVLAGTMNNIAALYFFQNQYENALPYFEKGLKIRQELGDKAGIAQSLNNIGSILNTQGFSDKALMKYEQSAKIYEEIGDKKGTAQLHNNIGQTYKSKGNFIKALEHHNKSLKIREEINDKAGIAESLTNISSVYFSQKNYSKALELCENSKQMSKALGFPQYLKNAAGLLCEVYKSMGNYKLAIENYELFIQMRDSINNESTRKASIKSQLKYEYEKQAAADSVAHAKESEVKNAELAKQSAEIKAKKNQQYALFGGLGLVMIFAGFMFNRFKVTQKQKEIIEHQKETVEEQKILVEEKQKEILDSIHYAKRIQMAQIPNDKIVSGILTRLKK; the protein is encoded by the coding sequence TTGAAGCTTGCACTTAAAACCGCCAGGCATGACACTGTGCGCTGCAAGATACTATCCAAACTGGCAGAAACCGCATCCGATGAAGAGTGGCCGAAATTTAACGAGCAATTACATCAAATTTCAGAAGAGAAGATTAAATTATTTTCTGATGGCAGCAATAATTCCGAATTAACCTTTTACAAAAAATTTAATGCAGAGGCCTTAAACAACATAGGGTTCTTGTATGAAAGTCAATCAGAGTATAATAAAGCTTTGATATATTATGAAAAGAGCCTTATACTACAAAAAGAAGTGATGAATAAAAGTGGTATTGCTTCTGCTTTTAATAATATAGGGCATGTTTATTCTAATATGGGTGAATACAATACGGCAATTGAATTTAACTTACGCAGCTTAAAAATAAGGGAAGAGTTGGGTGATGATCAAGCTATCAACATTTCATTAAACAATTTAGCTGGAATTTATCAAACACAGGGCAATATCTCAAAAGCTTTAAAATATTATAATAAAAGTTTGGTTCTACGTTATAGTCTGGGCGATAAAAAGGGTGTAAGCATCTCTCTAAATAACATTGCTTCCATTTATTTATCACAAGGCGACATTCCAAAAGCTCTGGAATTTTTTGGTAAAAGTTTAAAAATAAGTGAAGAGTTAAAAGATAATTTGGTGTTGGCCGGAACAATGAATAATATCGCAGCGCTTTATTTTTTCCAAAATCAATATGAAAATGCTTTACCGTATTTTGAAAAGGGTTTAAAAATCAGACAAGAATTAGGTGACAAAGCCGGCATAGCTCAATCATTGAATAATATCGGATCAATTCTAAACACACAGGGCTTTTCTGATAAAGCGTTAATGAAATATGAACAGAGTGCAAAAATTTATGAGGAAATAGGTGACAAAAAAGGGACGGCACAGTTACACAACAATATAGGACAAACTTATAAGTCAAAAGGCAATTTCATAAAAGCATTGGAACACCATAACAAAAGCCTTAAAATTAGAGAAGAAATAAACGACAAAGCCGGAATAGCAGAGTCATTAACAAATATCAGTTCGGTCTATTTCAGTCAAAAAAATTATTCAAAGGCTTTAGAACTTTGTGAAAACAGTAAGCAAATGAGCAAGGCACTTGGTTTTCCCCAATATTTGAAAAACGCAGCCGGTTTGCTTTGTGAAGTTTATAAATCTATGGGCAATTATAAATTAGCAATAGAGAATTACGAACTTTTTATTCAAATGCGTGACTCTATTAATAACGAATCAACCCGCAAGGCATCCATCAAATCTCAACTCAAATACGAATATGAAAAACAAGCCGCGGCCGATTCAGTAGCGCATGCTAAAGAGTCAGAAGTAAAAAATGCGGAGTTGGCCAAACAAAGTGCAGAAATTAAAGCTAAAAAAAATCAACAGTATGCTTTATTTGGAGGGTTGGGATTAGTAATGATCTTTGCAGGCTTTATGTTTAATCGATTTAAAGTCACGCAAAAACAAAAGGAAATTATTGAACATCAAAAAGAAACTGTTGAAGAACAAAAAATTCTAGTGGAAGAAAAACAAAAAGAGATATTGGATTCTATTCATTATGCTAAAAGAATACAAATGGCGCAAATTCCAAATGATAAAATTGTGTCCGGAATTTTAACCCGTTTGAAAAAATGA
- a CDS encoding tetratricopeptide repeat protein, with protein MFRISIPSTLLLLTILFQAFIGFSQKQAPTREQILLDIKNAKHDTERVKFYIDKARILAGDNTDSVLYWMYLGKSIATANIFLLGNETDKASLFTRNRFNRFSAVCLMKAAMLHQNNGNLGQAMHAADSCLAICKQINDKKLTASAYNGVAIIKTYQGNIKEALWNYEQARKIYSELDNKSGIVTILINQAVIFSNTGEIENCIKYYREAIELSRKEGMKENEGGAIANLAGVLVREKDYNAALVCLERGMQLANELSDENLKSRLYYTMGVMNYDKTNYDQAYEYFNKSKEIQEREKNYFSLSNTLSSISNVFSARLNYKKAIQFSEQAHRMNLKFGAPELISHSSEALYSLYKKIGNKDQALAYLELHNKMKDSIQNEGNRKEAIRQHVKNEYEIKATADSVSRLKERVVKNAELAKRVAELKVKKNQQYALFAGLFAVLIFGLFMYNRFKISQKQKRIIEEQKEKVENQKAEIERQKQLVEFKQKEMVDSIKYANRIQMAQFPSDKQVSKSLERLRNQNK; from the coding sequence ATGTTTCGTATCTCCATCCCAAGCACTCTTCTTCTACTAACTATTTTATTCCAAGCATTTATTGGTTTTTCTCAAAAGCAGGCGCCTACACGTGAACAAATATTACTTGACATAAAGAACGCGAAACACGACACCGAAAGAGTTAAATTTTATATAGACAAGGCTCGCATTCTCGCCGGAGATAACACAGATTCTGTACTCTATTGGATGTACCTTGGAAAATCAATCGCTACAGCTAATATATTCCTTTTAGGAAATGAAACCGATAAAGCGAGTTTGTTTACACGCAATAGGTTTAATCGTTTTTCGGCTGTTTGCCTCATGAAAGCAGCCATGCTTCATCAAAACAATGGAAATTTGGGACAGGCAATGCATGCAGCTGATTCTTGTCTGGCAATTTGTAAGCAAATAAATGACAAAAAATTAACAGCGAGTGCATATAATGGAGTTGCTATAATCAAAACGTATCAAGGAAATATAAAAGAAGCCCTTTGGAATTACGAACAGGCCAGAAAAATATATTCAGAATTGGATAACAAGTCAGGTATAGTGACTATCCTTATCAATCAAGCTGTTATTTTCAGTAATACCGGCGAAATAGAGAACTGTATTAAATATTATAGAGAGGCAATAGAACTCTCTAGAAAAGAGGGAATGAAAGAGAATGAAGGAGGAGCAATTGCTAACCTTGCCGGAGTTTTGGTTAGAGAAAAAGATTACAATGCGGCCCTTGTTTGCTTAGAACGCGGAATGCAATTAGCCAATGAACTATCAGATGAAAATCTTAAGTCAAGACTTTATTATACCATGGGCGTGATGAATTATGATAAAACAAATTACGACCAAGCTTATGAATATTTTAACAAGTCAAAAGAAATTCAGGAAAGGGAGAAAAATTATTTTTCGCTTTCCAATACATTAAGTAGCATAAGTAATGTGTTTAGTGCAAGGTTAAATTATAAAAAAGCCATTCAATTCTCAGAACAAGCGCACCGCATGAATCTCAAATTTGGCGCACCTGAATTAATTAGTCATTCAAGTGAAGCGCTGTATAGTTTGTATAAAAAGATTGGTAATAAAGATCAAGCGCTAGCGTATTTAGAGTTACACAATAAAATGAAAGATAGTATTCAAAATGAAGGAAACCGAAAAGAGGCCATACGACAACATGTAAAGAATGAGTACGAAATAAAAGCTACTGCTGATTCTGTATCCCGATTAAAAGAAAGAGTAGTTAAGAATGCTGAATTAGCAAAACGTGTTGCTGAACTTAAGGTAAAAAAGAATCAACAATATGCACTTTTTGCAGGATTATTTGCTGTACTTATATTTGGTCTTTTCATGTACAACCGTTTCAAGATTTCGCAAAAACAAAAAAGAATCATTGAAGAACAGAAGGAAAAAGTTGAGAATCAAAAAGCCGAAATTGAAAGGCAAAAACAATTGGTAGAATTTAAGCAGAAAGAAATGGTGGACAGCATTAAGTATGCCAATAGAATACAAATGGCACAATTCCCTTCAGACAAACAAGTGAGTAAAAGTCTTGAGCGATTAAGAAATCAGAACAAATAA
- the tig gene encoding trigger factor → MMDIKKNDIDALNAEIKISLSAQDYEPKVNEALKKVQRQASMPGFRPGKVPAGLIKKQYGTQILADEINKLLQDSIYKYIDENKIEILGNPLPKETTPVDFEKQKDFEFTYELGLSPQFDVKLDNNQKFTLKTVKVDDDLVNKYIKDIKRNYGKPGNPEVAEEKDVVFVDINELDENGEIKAGGIFKSSSISAERLKNENAKSKIIGAKKEDKLIINADDLYETALDKSVSLGIDKEIAENTHCNLQLTVKNISRMEDAELNQELFDKVYGEGKVATEEEFKNKIREELGLMFSADADRFLKTEVEKKLVEKLNIQLPDSFLKRWLMAANEKPITQEELEKDYPNYAKAMQWKLIENKIIKDNEIKVEGEEAIEEAKMFIRGEYRRYGQEPTEDDLNKIAKDLLSREKEAQKIFENLYSKKVLDLIKSTCTLEPKEVSYDEFFKNN, encoded by the coding sequence ATGATGGATATTAAGAAGAACGATATTGACGCTTTAAATGCCGAAATTAAAATTTCATTAAGCGCTCAGGATTATGAACCCAAAGTAAATGAAGCATTAAAAAAAGTGCAACGTCAGGCGTCCATGCCGGGATTCAGACCCGGAAAAGTACCTGCCGGATTAATTAAAAAGCAATACGGCACTCAGATTTTAGCTGATGAAATAAACAAATTATTGCAAGACAGCATCTACAAATACATTGATGAAAATAAAATAGAAATTTTAGGAAATCCTTTACCCAAAGAAACAACTCCGGTTGATTTTGAAAAACAAAAAGATTTTGAATTTACTTATGAGTTAGGCCTAAGCCCGCAGTTTGATGTAAAATTAGACAACAATCAAAAATTTACTTTAAAAACCGTGAAAGTGGATGACGATTTGGTGAACAAATATATTAAAGACATCAAAAGAAATTATGGCAAACCGGGCAACCCGGAAGTAGCCGAAGAAAAAGATGTTGTTTTTGTGGACATCAATGAATTAGATGAGAATGGCGAAATAAAAGCAGGCGGTATTTTTAAAAGCAGCAGCATAAGCGCAGAAAGACTAAAAAATGAAAATGCAAAAAGTAAAATCATTGGCGCTAAAAAAGAAGACAAACTCATCATTAATGCAGATGATTTATACGAAACCGCATTAGATAAAAGTGTTTCGTTAGGAATAGATAAGGAGATTGCAGAAAACACACATTGCAATTTACAACTTACTGTTAAAAACATTTCAAGAATGGAAGATGCGGAATTAAATCAAGAATTGTTTGATAAAGTGTATGGTGAAGGAAAAGTTGCTACAGAAGAAGAATTCAAAAATAAAATTCGTGAAGAATTAGGATTAATGTTTAGTGCCGATGCGGATCGTTTTTTGAAAACGGAAGTTGAGAAAAAATTGGTTGAAAAATTAAATATTCAATTGCCCGATTCCTTTTTAAAACGCTGGTTAATGGCCGCAAACGAAAAACCTATTACTCAGGAAGAATTGGAAAAAGATTATCCTAATTATGCCAAAGCCATGCAATGGAAGTTGATTGAAAATAAAATCATTAAGGATAATGAAATAAAAGTAGAAGGAGAAGAAGCTATTGAAGAGGCAAAAATGTTTATTCGTGGCGAATATCGTCGATATGGACAAGAGCCAACAGAAGATGATTTAAATAAAATTGCAAAAGATTTATTGAGCAGAGAAAAAGAAGCTCAAAAGATTTTCGAAAATCTTTATAGCAAAAAAGTTTTGGATTTAATAAAAAGTACTTGCACGTTAGAACCGAAAGAAGTTAGTTACGACGAGTTTTTCAAAAATAATTAA
- a CDS encoding peptidoglycan DD-metalloendopeptidase family protein has product MTQFNFKKTINSSWLLFAFFVIAFSVNAQHHSNGKSELESKKKKITEEIHEINNILRETKANKKVTLGALLNLNMKLEKRQELINTILAQINILNKDIEITESKVDALKKSLNKLKNEYARMIITAQRNQDSYSKLMFIFASNDFNQAYARLKYFQQYSEYRKKQAVEIVETQTQLIASLNELKQQRSEKNILLGNEETEKNILNTEKAEQETVISALQSKENELKRELEKKKRETYELQLAIKKIIAEEIKRKAEEVAKKRAEELARKKAEAAKNKTNKATNKSNETKVANTTSETKSLPELDAEDIALSADFADNRGKLPWPVGKGVICEPYGEHEHPAIKGFMIVNNGLEICSGNGAEARAVFAGEVRSIAVSPTGGKLVIVKHGEYMSVYCNLSDVHVKMGQKVESKQAIGKVMYNDDEGKTSMNFQIWKGQKTMDPGGWLYKGR; this is encoded by the coding sequence TTGCTTTTTTTGTTATTGCTTTTAGTGTAAATGCCCAGCACCATTCAAACGGTAAATCAGAGCTCGAATCAAAAAAGAAAAAAATAACGGAAGAAATTCACGAAATAAATAATATTCTTCGTGAAACAAAAGCCAACAAAAAAGTTACACTCGGCGCGCTTCTGAACTTAAACATGAAGCTTGAAAAACGTCAGGAGCTCATAAATACAATCCTGGCACAAATCAACATACTGAATAAGGATATAGAGATCACTGAAAGTAAAGTGGATGCGCTCAAAAAATCCTTGAATAAATTAAAAAATGAATACGCCAGAATGATTATTACCGCACAACGGAATCAAGACTCTTACAGTAAACTCATGTTTATTTTTGCTTCCAACGATTTTAATCAAGCCTACGCCAGACTAAAATATTTTCAACAATACAGTGAATACAGAAAAAAACAAGCAGTAGAAATTGTGGAAACGCAAACTCAGTTAATTGCAAGTTTGAATGAATTAAAGCAGCAACGTAGCGAAAAAAATATATTGCTTGGTAACGAGGAAACAGAAAAAAACATATTGAATACGGAAAAAGCGGAACAGGAAACGGTTATTTCGGCGCTGCAATCAAAAGAAAATGAATTGAAACGCGAATTAGAAAAAAAGAAAAGAGAAACCTATGAGTTACAATTGGCCATTAAAAAAATAATTGCTGAAGAAATTAAGCGGAAGGCCGAAGAAGTTGCCAAGAAAAGGGCCGAAGAATTAGCAAGGAAAAAAGCAGAGGCCGCAAAAAATAAAACTAATAAAGCAACCAATAAAAGTAACGAAACCAAAGTAGCCAACACTACTTCGGAAACAAAAAGTTTACCTGAACTGGATGCGGAGGATATTGCGCTAAGTGCAGATTTTGCGGATAACAGGGGTAAACTTCCGTGGCCGGTTGGAAAAGGAGTTATATGCGAGCCATATGGCGAACACGAGCATCCCGCTATCAAAGGGTTTATGATTGTGAATAACGGTTTGGAAATATGTTCCGGTAATGGAGCGGAAGCACGTGCTGTTTTTGCCGGTGAAGTGAGAAGTATTGCAGTTTCACCCACGGGAGGGAAGTTAGTGATTGTAAAGCACGGAGAATATATGAGTGTTTATTGTAATTTATCCGACGTGCATGTAAAAATGGGACAAAAAGTAGAAAGTAAACAGGCAATCGGGAAAGTGATGTATAATGATGATGAAGGAAAAACTTCCATGAACTTCCAAATTTGGAAAGGACAAAAAACCATGGATCCGGGAGGTTGGCTCTATAAAGGAAGGTAA